The segment CGGGCCGCGGCTCCGAAGACCGGGCGGGGGACACCCGTCTCCGCCGCAGTCCACCCAGGTGCTCGACCGGCCGCCCGACCTCCCGGGGTCGACAGGCCGCCATGTCGACACCGCCAGGCACCCGTACGGAAACCAGCACCATGACTCTCGCCGTCGTCCTGTTCACCCAGGACCTTCGCCTGCACGACAACCCCGCCCTGCACGCCGCCCGCGCCGGGGCCGACCAGGTGGTGCCGCTGTTCGTCACCGACCCGGCGATCGCCGCGGCCGGCTTCGCCGCTTCCAACCGGGCCGCGTTCCTGGCCGGCTGCCTCGCCGACCTCGACGCCGCGCTGCGCCGGGCCGGCGGCCGGCTGCTGGTGCGGGAGGGCGACACCGCCGAGCAGACCGCGAAGCTCGCCGCCGAGACCGGCGCGGCCACCGTGCACGTCGCCGCCGGGGTCAGCGGGTACGCCCGCCGCCGCGAACAGCGGCTGCGCCGGGCGCTGGGCGACCGGCTCCGGGTGCACGAGGGCTCGCTGACGGCCGTCCCGCCCGGGGCGGTGCACCCCGCCGACCGTGACCACTACGCCGTCTTCACCCCCTACCACCGGGCCTGGCAGCAGGCCCCCCGCCGCACCCCGCTGCCGTCCCCGCGCGCCCTGCACACCCCCGAGGGCCTGCGCGGCGCCCCGCTGCCCACCGCGACCCCCACCGCCCGCAGCCTCCCCGACCCCGGCGAGGGCGCCGCCCGCCGGGCCTGGCAGCACTGGCACGGCGACCGCTACGCCGAGCTGCACGACGACCTCGCCGCCGACGGCACCTCCCACCTCTCGCCGTACCTGCACTTCGGCTGCCTGTCCGCCAACGAGCTCGCCCAACTCGCCGAACGCCGCGGCGGCCCCGGCGCGGAGGCCTTCGTCCGGCAGCTGGTCTGGCGCGACTTCCACCACCAGGTGCTGGCCGCCCGGCCCGACACCGCCCACGCCGACTACCGCCCCCGCAAGGGCGGCTGGCACCGGGACGCCCGCGAGTTCGAGGCCTGGCGGGACGGCCGCACCGGGTTCCCGATCGTCGACGCGGGCATGCGGCAGCTCGCCGAGACCGGCTGGATGCACAACCGGGCCCGGCTGATCACCGCGAGCTTCCTGGCCAAGTCCCTCCACCAGGACTGGCGGCCCGGCGCCGCGCACTTCCTGCACCACCTGGTCGACGGCGACCTCGCCAACAACCAGCTGAACTGGCAGTGGGTCGCGGGCACCGGCACCGACACCCGCCCCAACCGGGTCCTCAACCCGCTCACCCAGGCCGACCGTTACGACCCCGACGGCGCCTACGTCCGCCGCTGGGTCCCCGAACTCGCCGACCTGCCCGGCCGCGAGATCCACCGCCCCTGGCGGTCCCCGCACCGCCCGGCCGACTACCCCGACCCGCTGATCGCCCCGGAGACCACCGGCCACCGCGTCCGCGCGAGCCTCCGCCCGCCGGAGGACACCCTGTTCTGACCGCCCTGCTCCGGAGCCGCCCTGCTCCGGCGGGCCTCAGCGCTCCGGGGTCATCAGCACGAAGTCCGCGCCGGACGGGTCGGTGCAGACCGCCATCCGGCCGATGCCGGGGGCGGTCTCGGGCCCCATGACGACGATGCCGCCCCGGTCGCGGACCCGGTCCGCGGCTTCGTCGCAGGAGGGGACGGCGAAGACCGGGTGCCAGGAGGGGGCGCCGCGGGAGAGGGTGAGCTCGGCCGGGCCGACCTGGAGGACGCCGCCGTGCATGCGCTCGGCGGGCTGCCCGGCGGGGGTGACGATGGTGTAGACGCCGTCGCCGCCGCCCGGCATCGGGGTGTCCTCGTGCTGCCAGCCGAAGACCGTCTCGTAGAAGGCCAGCGCGCCCGCCGCGTCCGTGGTGTAGAGCTCCGTCCAGCACAGCCCGCCCGGGCCGTCGACGGCGCCGAGCCCGCCGGCCGGGCCCGGGGTGAGGACGGCGAACCGGGCGCCCTGCGGGTCGGTGAACTGGGCCAGCGAGGCCCACTCGGGCACGTCCCGGGGCTCGACCCGGACGGTGCCGCCCGCGCGCAGCACGGAGGCGGCGGTCTCGTGGACGTCCGGGGTGAAGAAGTACGGCATCCAGGCGGAGCGGGCGCCGCGCTCGGTGAGCGGGCCGATCCCGCCCGCGGTCCGGCCGGCCGCGGTGGCGAGCAGGAAGTCGTCCGCGCCGGGCGGCGGGGCGAGCTCCCAGCCCAGCACCGGCCCGTAGAACGCGGCGGCGGCGGGCACGTCGGGCGCTCCCAGGTCCAGCCAGCACGGTGAGCCGGGCACGAAGTCGGTGGTGATCACGGCGTTCTCCCTTCGCCGGGCGTCCTCCGGGCACTCCTTCCCAGCCTGGCACCGGCCCGCGGTACCGCCAACCGGAGTAAATCCTGTGCAGATCGTCGGATCGGACCGCGAATTCCGCCGTCGAGCGCACCCTGCGCATGACATTTCGCGGAAATTCCTCCGCCCGGCCGCCAAATCATCACCCGGAACAGGGTTGCCGCCGGAGGAAACGGGCAGGGGCCGCATACCCCAAGCGACACCAGAGAAAGGCAACAGCGTGGCACTGAGCGTGAGCTACGGGGAGCGATACGGCTGGACAGTGGTCCAGGTGGCCGGAGAGGTGGACATCAGCGGAGTCGCCGCCCTCCGCGAACGCCTGCAGCGACTGGTCACCGACGGCTGTCTGCGGATGGTGGTCGACATCAGCCGGGTCGACTTCTGCGACTCCACGGGTTTCGCCGTCCTGGTGGCCACCCGCCGCATGCTGTCCTCCCGCGACGGACAACTCCGGCTGGTCCTGCCCGGACCCGAGGTCCACACCCGCAAGATCCTCCAGCTGTTCGGGATCGAACGG is part of the Kitasatospora cineracea genome and harbors:
- a CDS encoding cryptochrome/photolyase family protein; translation: MTLAVVLFTQDLRLHDNPALHAARAGADQVVPLFVTDPAIAAAGFAASNRAAFLAGCLADLDAALRRAGGRLLVREGDTAEQTAKLAAETGAATVHVAAGVSGYARRREQRLRRALGDRLRVHEGSLTAVPPGAVHPADRDHYAVFTPYHRAWQQAPRRTPLPSPRALHTPEGLRGAPLPTATPTARSLPDPGEGAARRAWQHWHGDRYAELHDDLAADGTSHLSPYLHFGCLSANELAQLAERRGGPGAEAFVRQLVWRDFHHQVLAARPDTAHADYRPRKGGWHRDAREFEAWRDGRTGFPIVDAGMRQLAETGWMHNRARLITASFLAKSLHQDWRPGAAHFLHHLVDGDLANNQLNWQWVAGTGTDTRPNRVLNPLTQADRYDPDGAYVRRWVPELADLPGREIHRPWRSPHRPADYPDPLIAPETTGHRVRASLRPPEDTLF
- a CDS encoding VOC family protein, coding for MITTDFVPGSPCWLDLGAPDVPAAAAFYGPVLGWELAPPPGADDFLLATAAGRTAGGIGPLTERGARSAWMPYFFTPDVHETAASVLRAGGTVRVEPRDVPEWASLAQFTDPQGARFAVLTPGPAGGLGAVDGPGGLCWTELYTTDAAGALAFYETVFGWQHEDTPMPGGGDGVYTIVTPAGQPAERMHGGVLQVGPAELTLSRGAPSWHPVFAVPSCDEAADRVRDRGGIVVMGPETAPGIGRMAVCTDPSGADFVLMTPER
- a CDS encoding STAS domain-containing protein, producing the protein MALSVSYGERYGWTVVQVAGEVDISGVAALRERLQRLVTDGCLRMVVDISRVDFCDSTGFAVLVATRRMLSSRDGQLRLVLPGPEVHTRKILQLFGIERIFDVHDSVDDALADLREPLLTADAAETAEVAEAVPRPREGTHAAAD